The Elephas maximus indicus isolate mEleMax1 chromosome 19, mEleMax1 primary haplotype, whole genome shotgun sequence genome contains a region encoding:
- the HEXIM2 gene encoding protein HEXIM2: MDSRPEDEDPAGAAGGWNNRSPWTQSPAGCSAEGVFARKKHRRLPSKRKRHWRPYLELSWAEKQRRDERQSQRAFQVREEMFAKGQPVAPYNTTQFLMNDRDPEEPDLDVPHRVSHPGSSGESEAGDSDGPGQAHGEFLQRDFSEAYERYHTESLQGRSKQELVQDYLDLERRLSQAEEETRRLQQLQRYTNQRPCRQVEELAAEVERLRTENQRLRQENEMWNQEGSSCGEKLGT, encoded by the coding sequence ATGGATAGCCGCCCAGAGGATGAGGATCCTGCTGGGGCTGCTGGTGGCTGGAACAATAGGAGTCCCTGGACCCAGAGCCCAGCGGGCTGCTCGGCAGAGGGGGTGTTTGCCCGGAAGAAGCACCGCCGGCTGCCATCAAAGCGCAAGAGGCACTGGCGGCCCTATCTGGAGTTGAGCTGGGCTGAGAAGCAACGGCGGGatgagaggcagagccagagggccTTCCAGGTGCGCGAGGAGATGTTCGCCAAGGGCCAGCCCGTGGCGCCGTACAACACCACCCAGTTCCTGATGAATGACCGAGACCCAGAGGAACCTGACCTGgatgtgccccacagggtctcccaCCCAGGCTCCAGTGGGGAAAGTGAGGCAGGGGACAGTGATGGGCCAGGCCAGGCTCACGGCGAGTTCCTGCAGAGGGATTTCTCGGAGGCCTATGAGCGCTACCACACTGAGAGCCTGCAGGGCCGCAGCAAGCAGGAGTTGGTGCAAGACTACCTGGATCTGGAGAGGCGGCTGTCGCAGGCCGAGGAGGAGACACGGAGGTTGCAGCAGTTGCAACGGTACACCAACCAGCGGCCCTGTCGCCAGGTGGAGGAGCTAGCTGCCGAGGTGGAGAGGCTCCGGACCGAGAACCAGCGGCTTCGGCAGGAGAATGAGATGTGGAACCAAGAAGGCAGCAGCTGTGGTGAGAAACTGGGCACCTAG